One Hevea brasiliensis isolate MT/VB/25A 57/8 chromosome 5, ASM3005281v1, whole genome shotgun sequence genomic region harbors:
- the LOC131180264 gene encoding putative defensin-like protein 160 isoform X2 gives MAVLPLKHFFVLLLVFTGLMVMQQAEADICNNILKPLPGSGGKCVVRACEKLCNLLYKGSAECVESGTRCMCVWEC, from the exons ATGGCTGTTCTTCCTCTCAAgcatttctttgttcttctccttGTTTTCACAG GATTAATGGTGATGCAGCAAGCAGAAGCTGATATATGCAACAATATACTGAAACCCCTTCCTGGGAGCGGTGGGAAATGTGTAGTGAGAGCTTGTGAGAAATTGTGCAATCTGTTGTACAAAGGATCTGCTGAATGTGTTGAGTCAGGAACTCGATGCATGTGTGTCTGGGAATGTTGA
- the LOC131180264 gene encoding uncharacterized protein LOC131180264 isoform X1, producing the protein MAVLPLKHFFVLLLVFTAGLMVMQQAEADICNNILKPLPGSGGKCVVRACEKLCNLLYKGSAECVESGTRCMCVWEC; encoded by the exons ATGGCTGTTCTTCCTCTCAAgcatttctttgttcttctccttGTTTTCACAG CAGGATTAATGGTGATGCAGCAAGCAGAAGCTGATATATGCAACAATATACTGAAACCCCTTCCTGGGAGCGGTGGGAAATGTGTAGTGAGAGCTTGTGAGAAATTGTGCAATCTGTTGTACAAAGGATCTGCTGAATGTGTTGAGTCAGGAACTCGATGCATGTGTGTCTGGGAATGTTGA